In a single window of the Arthrobacter sp. StoSoilA2 genome:
- a CDS encoding SGNH/GDSL hydrolase family protein, protein MRKASAAFRLLAPLIAVGVLVVGCGPNQATPPSTPSRSAAPVPAETSAADKPRTIAPTPGALDLPVGSLYRNPSNNRDEVVLADVRHTAVLIGDSQAMPKDSWPQRGISALGYKLHVVGMGGTGFVASNGKTGNYIDALQRGDWLLPYGDPPLIVVQGGGNDASQKATDAQITSNAERLLAALRKRYPGARLAMIGTLARGADNGGGRRSEVDALLGRIAAKQAIPFVSAGDWLTRYDAVADLQDGVHMKPSGHAKLGSVLARELTALGLTARPDTAASVSAE, encoded by the coding sequence ATGCGCAAAGCCTCGGCCGCGTTCCGCCTGCTCGCACCCTTGATCGCCGTTGGCGTTCTGGTGGTCGGCTGCGGACCAAACCAAGCAACCCCACCATCCACCCCCTCGCGCTCAGCCGCGCCCGTTCCTGCCGAGACGTCCGCCGCGGACAAACCCCGTACGATAGCGCCCACCCCGGGTGCCCTGGACCTGCCAGTGGGCTCGCTCTACAGGAATCCGTCGAACAACCGCGACGAAGTAGTCCTGGCCGACGTACGCCACACGGCCGTGTTGATTGGCGATTCACAAGCCATGCCCAAGGACTCATGGCCGCAAAGGGGAATTTCCGCGCTTGGATACAAATTGCACGTGGTGGGCATGGGCGGCACGGGATTCGTTGCCTCCAACGGCAAAACGGGCAATTACATCGACGCCCTCCAGCGCGGGGACTGGTTGTTGCCCTATGGAGATCCGCCCCTGATCGTCGTCCAGGGTGGCGGCAACGACGCCTCACAAAAGGCCACCGATGCCCAGATCACCAGTAACGCCGAACGGCTCCTCGCTGCGCTCAGGAAGCGCTATCCGGGGGCTCGCCTGGCGATGATCGGGACGTTGGCCCGAGGAGCCGACAATGGTGGTGGCCGCCGGTCCGAGGTGGACGCACTCCTTGGCCGGATCGCCGCCAAGCAAGCGATCCCGTTTGTCAGCGCGGGCGACTGGCTGACCCGCTACGATGCCGTTGCAGACCTCCAGGACGGCGTCCACATGAAGCCGTCCGGCCACGCGAAGTTGGGCAGTGTTCTGGCGCGGGAATTGACCGCGCTCGGCCTCACAGCCCGCCCGGACACCGCCGCGTCGGTGTCAGCCGAATAG
- a CDS encoding ABC transporter ATP-binding protein: MASANIRIDEVAAQGRPILEIKDLAITFRTGSGEVKAVKNAHLTIMPGETVAIVGESGSGKSTTALAAIGLLPNNGRVSGGQILLDGEDISHAPEKRMIELRGSHIGMVPQDPMSNLNPVWKIGYQVRETLKANGRPDGPEDVARALAEAGLPDAGRRAKQYPHEFSGGMRQRALIAIGLSCQPKLLIADEPTSALDVTVQRKILDHLDTMTTELGTSVLLITHDLGLAAERADKVVVMYQGNVVEAGPSLELLRNPQHPYTRRLVESAPSLASRRIQVAKEQGVEASDLLAPVVAAKARATDEVLQIKNLRKVYKLRQGLGKTADFAAVDDVSFHVKRGTTTAIVGESGSGKSTVAKMVLQLEKPTEGRIVFDGVDTAGLKGKDLFKFRRRVQPIFQDPYGSLDPMYNIFRTIEEPLRVHKIGNAASREKKVRELLDQVALPQSMMQRYPNELSGGQRQRIAIARALALDPEVIICDEAVSALDVLVQAQVLNLLADLQDNLGLTYLFITHDLAVVRQIADHVCVMEKGKLVETGSTDDVFDNPREAYTQALLDAIPGGSLLLPPAVA, from the coding sequence ATGGCTTCTGCCAACATTAGAATCGATGAAGTCGCGGCACAGGGAAGGCCAATCCTGGAAATCAAGGACCTGGCCATCACCTTCAGGACCGGCTCCGGTGAGGTCAAGGCGGTAAAGAACGCCCACTTGACCATCATGCCGGGCGAGACTGTCGCCATCGTGGGGGAGTCCGGTTCGGGGAAGTCGACGACGGCCCTCGCCGCCATTGGCTTGTTGCCTAACAACGGACGCGTCTCGGGTGGACAGATCCTGCTGGACGGCGAGGACATCTCCCATGCGCCGGAAAAGCGCATGATTGAACTCCGCGGCAGCCACATCGGCATGGTTCCCCAGGACCCGATGTCCAACCTCAACCCGGTCTGGAAGATCGGCTACCAGGTCCGCGAGACCCTCAAGGCCAACGGTCGTCCGGACGGACCCGAAGACGTTGCCCGCGCTTTGGCTGAGGCAGGTCTTCCCGATGCTGGACGGCGCGCCAAACAGTATCCGCATGAGTTCTCCGGCGGTATGCGCCAGCGTGCTCTCATTGCCATCGGGCTAAGTTGCCAGCCCAAGCTCCTGATCGCGGACGAGCCCACCTCTGCATTGGACGTCACCGTCCAGCGCAAAATCCTGGACCACTTGGATACCATGACCACGGAACTCGGTACGTCCGTGCTGCTCATTACCCACGACCTCGGCCTTGCGGCTGAGCGCGCAGACAAGGTAGTGGTCATGTACCAGGGCAACGTTGTTGAAGCAGGACCGTCCCTGGAGCTGTTGCGCAACCCGCAGCACCCCTACACGCGGCGTCTGGTGGAATCGGCACCGTCGCTCGCATCGCGCCGAATCCAGGTTGCCAAGGAACAGGGCGTGGAAGCCAGCGACCTCCTTGCTCCCGTCGTGGCAGCCAAGGCCCGTGCAACGGACGAGGTCCTGCAGATCAAAAACCTGCGCAAGGTCTACAAACTGCGGCAGGGGCTGGGCAAAACCGCGGACTTTGCCGCCGTGGATGACGTCAGCTTCCACGTCAAGCGCGGAACCACCACGGCCATTGTGGGCGAGTCCGGTTCGGGTAAATCCACCGTGGCCAAAATGGTCCTCCAATTGGAGAAGCCCACCGAGGGCCGGATTGTGTTCGACGGCGTGGATACCGCTGGGCTCAAAGGCAAGGATCTTTTTAAGTTCCGGCGCCGCGTACAGCCGATTTTCCAGGATCCTTACGGTTCCCTGGATCCGATGTACAACATCTTCCGGACCATCGAAGAGCCTCTACGTGTCCACAAGATCGGAAATGCGGCGAGTCGCGAAAAGAAGGTCCGCGAACTGCTGGACCAGGTGGCTTTGCCACAGTCCATGATGCAGAGGTATCCGAACGAGCTTTCCGGTGGGCAGCGGCAACGCATTGCCATTGCCCGGGCCTTGGCCTTGGATCCCGAAGTGATCATCTGCGATGAGGCCGTTTCGGCACTGGACGTCCTGGTCCAGGCCCAGGTGCTGAATCTCCTGGCAGACCTCCAGGACAACCTGGGCCTGACCTACCTCTTCATCACCCACGACCTCGCGGTGGTCCGCCAGATCGCGGACCACGTCTGCGTGATGGAAAAGGGCAAGCTGGTTGAGACGGGCAGCACGGACGATGTCTTCGACAACCCGCGCGAGGCTTACACGCAGGCCCTGTTGGATGCCATTCCCGGCGGCTCGCTGCTGCTGCCGCCCGCGGTGGCCTGA
- a CDS encoding ABC transporter permease: MTSNTEHFVAPIDETPLQATDTVKLEQAPLSLWADAWRKLRRRPLFIISALLILLLTTVALFPGLFTSVAPDSDCQLANSEAGPTSGHPLGFTLQGCDVYSRVIHGTQASLSVGVLSVLCVIVIGVTLGALAGYYGGWLDAVLARLGDIFFALPIILGALVITQLPFFRENRGVWTVVITISMLAWPQMARITRGAVLEVRNADFVTAARSLGVSNFGALLKHALPNALAPVIVLATLELGVFIVLEATLSFLGVGLPPSVMSWGNDISAANASIRTNPGILLYPAAALSITVLSFIMLGDAVRDALDPKSRQR; encoded by the coding sequence ATGACCAGTAACACTGAACACTTCGTCGCCCCAATCGATGAGACTCCGCTGCAGGCCACGGACACCGTCAAGCTTGAACAAGCGCCCCTCAGCCTTTGGGCCGATGCCTGGCGCAAGCTGCGCCGGCGCCCGCTGTTCATCATCTCCGCTCTGCTAATCCTGCTGTTGACCACAGTTGCACTTTTCCCGGGCCTGTTTACGAGCGTTGCGCCCGACAGCGACTGTCAGTTGGCCAACTCGGAGGCAGGACCCACGTCCGGACACCCGCTTGGTTTCACGCTGCAAGGCTGTGACGTCTATTCGCGTGTCATTCATGGCACGCAAGCTTCGTTGTCCGTGGGCGTCCTGTCTGTGCTGTGCGTGATCGTCATCGGTGTGACCCTGGGTGCACTGGCCGGATACTACGGCGGCTGGCTCGATGCCGTACTTGCACGATTGGGTGACATCTTTTTCGCCCTCCCCATCATCCTGGGTGCCCTGGTCATTACGCAGCTGCCGTTCTTCCGGGAAAACAGGGGCGTCTGGACCGTCGTAATTACCATATCCATGCTGGCGTGGCCGCAGATGGCCCGTATTACGCGTGGTGCCGTTCTTGAGGTCCGCAACGCTGACTTCGTGACCGCAGCGCGTTCGCTGGGTGTCTCCAACTTCGGGGCGTTGCTGAAGCACGCGCTGCCGAACGCACTGGCTCCGGTGATCGTCCTGGCAACCCTGGAGCTCGGTGTCTTCATCGTTCTCGAAGCCACACTGTCCTTCCTGGGTGTGGGCCTGCCGCCGAGCGTGATGTCGTGGGGTAACGACATCTCGGCGGCCAACGCGTCCATCCGCACCAACCCCGGAATTCTGCTCTACCCGGCAGCGGCACTGTCCATCACCGTCCTGAGCTTCATTATGCTCGGCGACGCCGTCCGCGATGCTCTTGATCCCAAGAGCCGTCAGCGCTAA
- a CDS encoding ABC transporter permease, which produces MVRYILRRLLQVIPVFLGTTLLVYYMVFALPGDPIAALFGDRQPPQSVIDALRNQYNLDQPFWVQYGIFLKNLFTFNLGVDFTQQPIAASLARAFPVTAMLAIEALIIQAVFGIAFGVFAGLRKGKFFDSTVLVASLVVIAVPTFVLGFVFQLVFGVQLGWAKPTVGANADWGNLILPAVVLGLVSFAYVLRLTRASVSENMNADYVRTATAKGLSRPRVIMAHILRNSLIPVVTYLGANLGGLMGGAIVTEGIFNVPGVGNKLFQAIQRSEGPTIVVIVSVLVLVFVVTNLLVDLLYAWLDPRIRYDQ; this is translated from the coding sequence GTGGTTCGCTATATCTTGCGTAGGCTCCTCCAGGTAATTCCCGTTTTCCTTGGAACCACACTCCTTGTCTACTACATGGTGTTCGCCCTTCCCGGCGACCCCATTGCGGCGCTCTTCGGCGATCGCCAACCTCCTCAGAGCGTCATCGACGCCCTGAGGAACCAGTACAACCTCGATCAACCGTTCTGGGTGCAGTACGGGATCTTCCTGAAGAACCTGTTTACCTTCAACCTCGGCGTTGACTTTACGCAGCAACCCATTGCAGCCTCGCTGGCAAGGGCCTTTCCGGTGACGGCGATGCTTGCTATCGAAGCACTTATCATCCAGGCCGTCTTCGGCATCGCTTTCGGTGTTTTCGCCGGACTGCGCAAGGGCAAGTTCTTCGACTCCACCGTCCTGGTCGCCTCCCTGGTGGTGATTGCTGTTCCCACGTTCGTGCTCGGCTTTGTCTTCCAGCTCGTGTTCGGTGTCCAGCTCGGATGGGCAAAACCGACCGTTGGGGCCAACGCCGACTGGGGCAACCTGATCCTGCCTGCGGTGGTTCTAGGCCTTGTTTCCTTCGCGTACGTCCTGCGCCTGACCCGTGCATCGGTGAGCGAAAACATGAATGCCGACTATGTGCGGACCGCAACAGCCAAGGGGCTCTCGCGTCCGCGTGTGATCATGGCCCATATCCTGAGGAATTCGTTGATCCCGGTTGTGACCTACCTTGGTGCAAACCTTGGCGGCCTCATGGGCGGTGCCATCGTCACTGAAGGCATCTTCAACGTTCCGGGAGTCGGCAACAAGCTTTTCCAAGCCATTCAGCGCAGCGAAGGCCCCACCATCGTTGTGATCGTCAGTGTCCTTGTTCTTGTCTTTGTTGTCACCAATCTCCTGGTTGACCTCCTGTACGCCTGGCTTGACCCGAGGATCCGCTATGACCAGTAA
- a CDS encoding ABC transporter substrate-binding protein, producing MRFSRTSKALGVAAVIALAMTGCGGGSGSNTNSSAAADPNKVITAYSNEPQHPLLPANTNEVYGGRVVELLFEGLRAYDASGKPVNALAESIDTTDSQNWTIKVKSGAKFTNGEAITAKTFVDSWNFAALSTNLQNNGFFFESIEGYADVSAVNETTGADGKKTSTPAPKAQTMSGLAAKDDQTITVKLSQPEADWSLRLGYSAFYPLPSAALKDPKTFGENPVGNGPYKFAKEGSWVHDQSISLVKNPDYNGPRAAKNGGVTFKFYTDPGPAYTDLQADNLDVTDVLPSNALKTYTTDFQDRNSTKPVANNSTLNIPGYNPNFQGEAGKLRRQALSHAINREEITKVIFNGTRTPATEFTAPVLDGYNDKIPGSDVLKFDVAKAKDLWAQAEKIKPYDASKPLQIASNTDGGNKEWIDAVANGFKNNLGIQAEIQPFAKFAEVLDLRKSQSLPGLTRAGWQGDYPSLYNFLGPVWATNASSNYEKYSNPEFDKLLKEGLAAKTPQDANTKFNKAQEILFQDLPGLPLWYLNRPIVWSNNVVKAETGWNGGILYYNIEAK from the coding sequence ATGCGTTTCTCGCGCACTTCCAAAGCTCTAGGCGTAGCGGCGGTAATCGCCCTCGCAATGACCGGTTGCGGCGGCGGCTCCGGCAGCAACACGAACAGTTCTGCCGCAGCCGACCCCAACAAGGTCATCACCGCATACAGCAACGAACCGCAGCACCCGCTGCTTCCCGCAAACACCAACGAGGTGTATGGCGGCCGCGTTGTCGAGCTGCTGTTCGAAGGCCTCCGTGCCTACGATGCCAGCGGCAAGCCGGTCAACGCGCTGGCCGAGTCCATTGACACCACGGACTCGCAGAACTGGACCATCAAGGTCAAGTCCGGTGCCAAGTTCACGAATGGCGAGGCCATCACGGCCAAGACGTTTGTTGACTCCTGGAACTTTGCAGCGCTGAGCACCAACCTCCAGAACAACGGCTTCTTCTTCGAGTCCATCGAGGGTTACGCCGATGTCAGTGCCGTGAATGAAACCACTGGAGCCGACGGCAAGAAGACCTCCACTCCGGCACCGAAGGCTCAGACGATGTCCGGCCTGGCAGCCAAGGATGACCAGACCATTACCGTCAAGCTGTCCCAGCCCGAGGCGGACTGGTCACTGCGCCTGGGCTACTCCGCCTTCTACCCGCTGCCTTCCGCGGCACTGAAGGACCCGAAGACGTTCGGTGAAAACCCGGTTGGCAACGGCCCGTACAAGTTCGCCAAGGAAGGTTCCTGGGTACACGACCAGTCCATCTCCCTGGTCAAGAACCCTGACTACAACGGCCCGCGTGCTGCCAAGAACGGTGGCGTGACCTTCAAGTTCTACACGGACCCGGGTCCCGCTTACACGGATCTGCAGGCTGACAACCTCGACGTCACCGACGTCCTGCCTTCGAACGCGTTGAAGACGTACACCACGGACTTCCAGGATCGTAACTCCACCAAGCCGGTTGCCAACAACTCCACCCTGAACATTCCGGGTTACAACCCGAACTTCCAGGGCGAAGCAGGCAAGCTGCGCCGCCAGGCGCTGTCCCACGCCATCAACCGTGAAGAGATCACCAAGGTCATCTTCAACGGCACCCGCACGCCGGCCACTGAATTCACGGCTCCCGTGCTGGATGGATACAACGACAAGATCCCGGGCAGTGACGTCCTGAAGTTCGACGTTGCAAAGGCCAAGGATCTTTGGGCCCAGGCTGAAAAGATCAAGCCTTACGACGCCTCAAAGCCGCTGCAGATCGCTTCCAACACCGATGGTGGCAACAAGGAATGGATCGACGCCGTGGCCAACGGCTTCAAGAACAACCTCGGCATCCAGGCTGAAATCCAGCCATTTGCAAAGTTTGCTGAAGTCCTCGACCTGCGCAAGTCCCAGTCCCTTCCGGGCCTGACCCGCGCCGGCTGGCAGGGTGACTACCCGTCGCTCTACAACTTCCTTGGACCGGTGTGGGCAACCAACGCATCGTCGAACTACGAGAAGTACTCCAACCCGGAGTTCGACAAACTGCTCAAGGAAGGCCTTGCAGCCAAGACGCCTCAGGACGCCAACACCAAGTTCAACAAGGCACAGGAAATCCTGTTCCAGGATCTGCCCGGCCTGCCGCTGTGGTACCTGAACCGTCCGATTGTGTGGAGCAACAACGTCGTGAAGGCCGAGACCGGCTGGAACGGCGGCATCCTGTACTACAACATCGAGGCCAAGTAG
- a CDS encoding DUF1877 family protein → MLYLDKAWRHLQVLTAPLSAGAAARTAFRMFEGSVTMHDEGWEPWVRALSPSEVLAIAQDLDEVSDGEVRLRLPVSSHLDGDLEVDYAVGYLRRARTFARNLANEGRGMVYLIG, encoded by the coding sequence ATGCTCTATCTGGACAAGGCGTGGCGGCATTTGCAAGTTCTCACTGCGCCATTGAGTGCGGGGGCGGCGGCGCGAACCGCTTTTCGCATGTTTGAAGGTAGCGTCACGATGCATGACGAAGGCTGGGAGCCTTGGGTGCGGGCCTTGTCTCCGTCAGAGGTTTTAGCGATTGCTCAGGACTTGGATGAAGTCTCTGACGGGGAAGTACGGCTGCGGTTGCCGGTTTCGTCGCACCTCGACGGTGACCTGGAGGTCGATTACGCCGTTGGCTATCTTCGGCGGGCGCGAACCTTCGCCAGGAATCTCGCTAACGAGGGACGTGGCATGGTCTACCTCATCGGGTAG
- the ychF gene encoding redox-regulated ATPase YchF: MALTIGIVGLPNVGKSTLFNALTRNQVLAANYPFATIEPNVGVVNLPDPRLAKLAEIFGSQKLLPAPVSFVDIAGIVKGASEGEGLGNKFLANIREAQAIAQVVRVFDDPDVIHVDGKVDPRSDMETINTELILADLQTIENAIPRIEKEVKIKKREAAELAAIKAAQAVLERGDTIFSSIKSDKLEMGHLKELGLLTAKPFIYVFNADEGILGDQEKQDELRALVAPADAVFLDAKLESDLVELDEEEAREMLEMNGQSESGLDQLARVGFHTLGLQTYLTAGPKETRAWTIRQGDTAPQAAGVIHSDFQRGFIKAEVVSFDDLIDAGSMAEAKSRGKVRIEGKEYVMADGDVVEFRFNV, from the coding sequence GTGGCTCTTACTATTGGCATCGTCGGACTGCCCAACGTCGGCAAATCAACTCTTTTCAACGCACTGACCCGCAACCAGGTGCTTGCTGCGAACTATCCGTTCGCAACGATCGAACCGAACGTCGGTGTCGTTAACCTGCCGGATCCCCGTCTGGCCAAGCTGGCGGAGATCTTTGGTTCCCAGAAGTTGCTTCCCGCTCCTGTGTCGTTTGTGGACATCGCCGGCATCGTGAAGGGCGCATCCGAGGGCGAGGGCCTGGGCAACAAGTTCCTCGCCAATATCCGTGAAGCCCAGGCAATCGCGCAGGTTGTGCGTGTCTTCGACGACCCCGATGTCATCCACGTAGACGGCAAGGTTGATCCGCGCTCCGACATGGAGACCATCAACACCGAGCTGATCCTGGCAGACCTTCAGACCATCGAAAACGCGATCCCGCGTATCGAAAAAGAAGTCAAGATCAAGAAGCGCGAAGCAGCGGAACTGGCCGCCATCAAGGCAGCACAGGCAGTTCTGGAGCGCGGCGACACAATTTTTAGCTCAATCAAGAGCGACAAGCTGGAGATGGGGCACCTCAAGGAGCTCGGACTTCTCACTGCAAAGCCCTTCATCTACGTCTTCAATGCCGATGAAGGCATTCTTGGTGACCAGGAAAAGCAGGATGAATTGCGTGCCCTGGTTGCTCCCGCAGATGCCGTATTCCTCGATGCCAAGCTCGAATCCGACCTCGTTGAACTGGACGAGGAAGAAGCCCGCGAAATGCTGGAAATGAACGGCCAGAGCGAATCCGGCCTGGACCAGCTGGCGCGCGTTGGTTTCCACACCCTTGGCCTGCAGACCTACCTCACGGCCGGCCCCAAGGAAACCCGTGCATGGACCATTCGCCAAGGCGACACCGCGCCCCAGGCCGCGGGCGTGATCCACTCTGACTTCCAGCGAGGCTTCATCAAAGCCGAGGTCGTCTCCTTCGATGACCTCATTGACGCCGGCTCCATGGCCGAGGCAAAGTCCCGTGGCAAGGTCCGCATCGAAGGCAAAGAGTACGTTATGGCCGACGGCGACGTGGTGGAGTTCCGCTTCAACGTCTGA
- a CDS encoding DNA recombination protein RmuC — protein sequence MDGFGFVLALLMLLIGAAVGLSGAYVVFRRRTAGLEEDFDAVSSRLSDVTAQLAAADAERRLLFAQNRELSESRTSDGSVLRALGPVAEKLTAVQQQVSLLERDRVEQYGQLAQQLQDARLSDEQLLRSTHALASALRSNSARGQWGEVQLRRVVEASGMLRHVDFHEQVHSGRSENTLRPDLVVQLPGGKQIVVDAKVPLASYLAAQEQVHGEGSMGESVGPAANHDSKTLLAQHAKALKAHIDALAAKKYWDIPGNSPELVICFLPAESILASALEADPALLEHALSRNVVLASPGTLLAVLKSVAFTWRQDVLTDSAHELFELAKQLYERMGTLGENVGKLGSSLKTSVDRYNAMVGTLEARVLPTARKLNTMDDAGLATPLSVEAVPRALAAPELLAVDSLDAAAQEESAA from the coding sequence ATGGATGGATTTGGATTTGTTTTGGCATTGCTCATGCTGCTCATCGGAGCCGCAGTGGGACTCAGCGGTGCGTATGTAGTCTTTCGACGCCGGACGGCCGGTTTGGAGGAGGACTTCGACGCCGTTTCGTCGCGCCTTTCGGACGTGACGGCCCAGCTCGCAGCCGCCGACGCCGAACGCCGGCTTCTGTTCGCACAGAACCGGGAGCTGAGTGAATCAAGGACCTCAGACGGCAGCGTGTTGCGCGCCCTCGGGCCCGTGGCCGAAAAGCTCACTGCCGTACAGCAGCAGGTCTCGCTCCTGGAACGCGACCGAGTGGAGCAATATGGCCAACTCGCACAGCAACTTCAAGACGCCAGGCTCTCCGACGAACAGCTATTACGGTCCACGCATGCCCTTGCGTCCGCACTCCGATCCAACAGTGCCCGCGGACAATGGGGCGAGGTTCAGTTGCGCAGGGTTGTCGAAGCCTCTGGAATGCTCCGTCACGTGGACTTCCACGAGCAAGTGCACTCCGGCCGGAGCGAGAACACGCTGCGCCCGGACCTTGTGGTGCAATTGCCAGGCGGCAAGCAAATCGTGGTGGATGCCAAGGTCCCGCTGGCTTCCTATCTGGCGGCGCAGGAACAAGTGCACGGCGAAGGCTCCATGGGTGAATCAGTCGGGCCAGCGGCCAATCATGATTCCAAGACGCTCCTGGCACAGCACGCCAAGGCACTCAAAGCCCACATCGATGCCCTCGCAGCCAAGAAGTACTGGGACATTCCGGGCAACTCCCCGGAGCTCGTCATCTGTTTCCTCCCCGCGGAGTCGATTTTGGCTTCAGCCCTTGAGGCTGATCCGGCGTTGTTGGAGCATGCCCTTTCCCGGAACGTCGTCCTGGCCTCGCCGGGGACACTGCTGGCGGTTCTCAAGTCGGTGGCATTCACATGGCGGCAGGATGTCTTGACGGACAGCGCCCACGAACTCTTCGAACTGGCCAAACAGCTCTACGAACGCATGGGCACGCTGGGCGAGAATGTCGGGAAACTCGGAAGTTCCTTGAAGACATCGGTGGACCGCTATAACGCGATGGTCGGCACACTGGAGGCACGTGTACTCCCTACTGCCCGCAAACTCAACACCATGGACGACGCCGGACTGGCCACTCCCCTGTCCGTCGAAGCAGTCCCGCGGGCCTTGGCTGCGCCCGAGCTGCTCGCGGTGGACTCCCTGGATGCTGCAGCCCAAGAGGAGTCTGCAGCTTAA
- a CDS encoding 4-hydroxy-3-methylbut-2-enyl diphosphate reductase: MTSTAVSIPMPTVPRRRRSPEEVQAAAPVTGPKKVLLAAPRGYCAGVDRAVIAVEKALEHYGPPVYVRKQIVHNVHVVSSLEEQGAIFVEETDEVPEGALVIFSAHGVSPAVVQSAEDRGLRTIDATCPLVTKVHREAVRFAKEDYDILLIGHEGHEEVEGTAGEAPEHIQIINGPHEVDRVTVRNPEKTIWLSQTTLSVDETMETVRLLKDRFPTLQDPPSDDICYATTNRQVAIKKIAPQADLVIVVGSANSSNSVRLVEVALEYGARTSYRVDFANEVDESWFEGVATVGVTSGASVPEVLVQDVLRLLADYGYGEVQEVVTAEEDLLFSLPKELRATLKEAGDVTRALGGRGNRPTS, translated from the coding sequence ATGACCAGCACAGCAGTTTCCATTCCGATGCCCACGGTGCCCCGCAGACGGCGATCACCGGAAGAGGTTCAGGCGGCGGCCCCTGTTACTGGACCCAAGAAGGTTCTGCTGGCGGCTCCCCGTGGCTATTGTGCGGGAGTGGACAGGGCTGTCATTGCTGTTGAGAAAGCCCTGGAACACTACGGACCACCCGTATATGTCCGCAAGCAGATTGTCCACAATGTGCATGTAGTGAGCTCCCTCGAAGAGCAAGGCGCCATTTTCGTCGAAGAAACGGATGAGGTTCCTGAAGGCGCCTTGGTGATTTTCTCGGCACATGGCGTTTCCCCTGCTGTAGTCCAGTCCGCCGAAGACCGCGGTCTTCGCACCATCGACGCGACGTGCCCGCTGGTCACCAAGGTTCACCGTGAAGCCGTGCGCTTCGCCAAGGAGGACTACGACATCCTGCTGATTGGCCACGAAGGCCACGAGGAAGTCGAAGGAACAGCCGGCGAGGCCCCCGAGCACATCCAGATCATCAACGGCCCCCACGAGGTAGACAGAGTCACCGTGCGGAATCCGGAGAAGACCATCTGGCTCTCGCAGACCACCCTGAGTGTGGACGAGACCATGGAGACCGTCCGCCTGCTCAAGGACCGGTTCCCCACGTTGCAGGATCCGCCCAGCGACGATATCTGCTATGCCACCACCAACCGCCAGGTGGCCATCAAGAAGATCGCTCCCCAGGCTGACCTGGTCATTGTGGTGGGTTCGGCCAACTCGTCCAACTCGGTGCGCCTCGTTGAAGTGGCACTTGAGTATGGGGCACGGACCTCCTACCGCGTGGACTTCGCGAACGAGGTGGATGAAAGCTGGTTCGAGGGCGTCGCCACGGTAGGTGTTACCTCCGGGGCTTCCGTCCCGGAAGTGCTCGTTCAGGACGTCCTCCGGCTTTTGGCGGACTACGGCTATGGCGAAGTCCAGGAAGTCGTCACGGCCGAGGAGGACCTTCTCTTCTCTTTGCCGAAGGAATTGCGGGCTACCCTCAAGGAGGCTGGCGACGTGACCCGGGCCCTCGGTGGCCGCGGGAACCGCCCTACGTCCTGA